GGCCTAAAATAGATTAGACATTGTGTAGATAATTGACTATtctttctgctgctgatatatttcaaaCAAACGGAACTCAGGAtctggggcgctgccctGGATACTACTGTGCTTCGCTTCTTGCTTCTCGGAATTTCATAAACCGATTGTGACACTGTCCGTATCAAGCAATTGTCATTGCTACTTTGAACCCGGGTCATATCCTATAATATTCTTCGACCGAGCTTCACATTTTGACGTATAAATAGATCACCATGCCTGGCAGCAACCCGGGGATTGGTTGCTGGCGTGATTCTGGCcggctgcctccggcggctggggcgctgccccagaccccgtcgctcctctcgctgcgctcgagtcgggcttgaGGTGGGGGGGAGGAGGGGAGGGGAGGAGGGACCCCGCTACTCGGCAAGCGAGCAatcagggtctggggcggagccccagctgtCGGATGCTTTGTGGGGGCGGTCGCTTATGGGTTGCTTGCTGTCAGGTCTCCGGCGGGTTGCTGGTCGGATAAATGTTTCCTCCCAATGAGCCCATCAGTCTAGttcagcagcggcagcagcagcagcctgaCACATGAGTCTGGCCCAACCCCGAGAACAGACACACGGGCCGGCCGACATGGCGGTGTCAGGCTGGGTTTAGAGACATCGGTTGCAGCCCGTTACACCGGCCGCGGCCACACCACCTCCCCCCTTGAGCCCCAGGATGCCATCGTCACTCACCCTGCttatttgattgattgactaGCCGAACCTACCTGCACCCGTGCATACTTCCAGTTAAAGCTAACTAACTAATAATTACCTGGCTGACAGATATTCTGCCAAACACCTAAGTAAccacatcatcaacaaaaaaagaccCATCAACTGATATTTCACGGGTTTTAGGTGTAGATTAATTGATCTCAGGAGTAGTAAAATTTAGACTGCTGGTTGACTTTGGATTGggttttctttcttgtaTGGCGGTAGCGACTTCCCCAACTGAGACTATCATCTGATACATAGCATTCGATAGTTACTCACATCCGCTACTTAGTCTTATCCTTTACGAAttagtatttttttgtggGTCACAATTTTTTAAGTGGTGGTTCTACTTTTGTATACCATTGAgtgaaatatatatatctagCAATCATGGATTATCCAATGGAGATTGTAAGTTGAATTGAGTTGGAACAGAGAGCCCAACGTGCAGTGACTGGTTCGCCTCTCTTTGTATATTTTCTTGCTGGCTTGGGCGTTTGTTGCTGGTAGTGTGGGGTTTTTGGGCAGCAATACAAGTTGGTTTAAGTGAAAATATACCTTCTATTGTGAAAGGTTAGATATTGGGGGACAGTCACTAATGTTCTGTGTaggatgataatgatggggtcattgatgatgaatctTCGACCAACTCCCCTGTAACCGCGTCTGTGGACAATTCAGAGAGTGTTGAAGAGCTTTCTAAGCCTCTGGAAGTGGCTACAAATGGTAAGTAAAGTGATTTTATGAGTTCATGAGTCCATGTATTCATGTTCATGACTATATGACAGTGGTGGTTGGCTTGCATGGGTGGCTTGCTTTTAGAGCGAGCCACTCAGGGTGAGCTTCTTTATTTCAATGCCCAGTGAAATAGAGCAAAATGAAATGCGAAGTATTTGCACAGAAGCTTCAGTTGTCTAAAATACTGGAAGAGAATCTAAACAGATCTTTGTGATAGTGTTGGTGGTTGTGGACATGGAATTCTAACACTATACAGAGGAACAAATGAAAGCCAGGATCTTCCCTCctattgatgaagaaattgaAGCAGATTTCAGCAATACATGGGAAATTGAGAATTGGAAGGGGCTTCCTACTCGTATCAATGGTCCTAGCTTTGAATCCAATGGATTTTCATTTAGAATCTTGCTGTTCCCAGAAGGCAACAgagctgatgctgcttcGGTATATTtagaggcagcaccagctgaCCATTCGAAGGCAAAGCAACAAGCGGAATCTCAGGTTCAACAGCCAATTGACGGTGACGACCAGAGCCCTACTCAGGCTGAAGTACAGGCCAATGCTGTTGGTAATGGCGCAGTTGTTGACGTCACTGGTATTAATTCTGTAGACCAAGACGTTGATGTGGATGTAGTATCTACACAAGATGATGGAACAACTGATACACAGGAccaggaagaagaggactGGGCTGTGTGTGCTCAATTCGGACTCGTTATGTGGAATCCAGAGCACCCAGAGGTATTCCATAGCATGTTTGCCCAGCACCGATTTAGTCCCGAGGAGGGCGATTGGGGATTCACAAAGTTTTATGAGCTACGAAGATTACTTGTCGCTCAAGACAAAAACACCCATCCTCTCATAGAAAACAACAAGGTAAACATTACTGCTTATGTTCGTATTATTAAAGATCCAACTGGCGTTCTCTGGCACAATTTCTACAGATATAATTCTAAAAAGGAGACTGGATTTGTAGGATTAAAGAACCAAGGAGCTACTTGTTATCTTAACTCTCTGCTACAGTCATTGTACTTCACCAAAGTATTCCGGAGAAGTGTGTACAAGATTCCTACTCAACAGGACCAGCCTAATTCTGTGCCGTCCGCATTACAAAGaatgttttatttattaagtACTTCCGAAGCACCAGTAGGAACTTTGCAATTGACGAAATCGTTTGGCTGGGATTCTGCTGATGCCTTTACCCAGCATGATGTACAGGAGTTGAATCGTGTATTGATGGACAAGCTCGAGGGTAAAATGAAGGGTACCGAGGTTGAGGGCGCTCTAAATAACATTTTTGTTGCTCAGATGAAGAGTTATGTCAAGTGCATCAATGTAGATTTTGAATCGTCTCGTATCGAAGATTATTGGGATATTCAACTCAACGTCAAGGGCATGAAGGATCTTGAAGCTTCTTTTAGGGACTATATCCAAACAGAGCTTCTTGCTGGTGAAAATCAATACCAAGCCACTGGTTATGGATTGCAGGATGCTACTAAAGGTGTTGTGTTTCAATCTTTCCCTCCTGTGTTGCACTTGCAATTGAAGAGATACGAGTACGATTTCAACCGCGATATGGAAGTCAAGATTAATGATCGTTATGAATTCCCTGCCGAGGTCGACTTGTCTCCATATTTGGAAGAAGGATCTGATATGAGTGAACCATGGATCTATACCTTGCATGGTGTGCTTGTACACAGCGGTGATTTGAACGCTGGCCATTACTATGCTCTGTTGAAGCCATCTAAAGATGGCTCTTGGTACaaatttgatgatgataggGTGACAAAGGCGACTATGAAAGAGGTTTTGGAGGAGAATTTTGGGGGtgaggcagcaccaccacaacaaccaccTGGTATTTCAGTACCTCAGCGTACTAGACTAAATTATAAGCGTCATTCAAGTGCTTATATGCTTGTTTACCTGCGAAAATCAAGATTGGATGAAATATTACCTGgtaatgaagatgatattCCGAATCATATCCCCGAACGACTAGAACAGGAAGTTGCTGAGGAGAACGCTCGTCGTAAAGAGCGTGAAGAACAGCACTTTTACATGAACGTTCGAGTTATGTCAAACAAACAGTTTGTCAATTACCAAGGTTTTGATATTGCTAGTTGGGATAGATACGATTCTAATAATTCTGACGATGATAATGGATCACGGCCATTACACTACAAGGTGAAAAAGGCCCAGACAATAGCAGACTTCTTAAACACATTGGCTCAAGAAAATGGTGTTAGTGATATCTCCAAATTACAACTATGGCTCCTAGTCAGCAGACAGAACAAAACATATCGTTTGGACCGAGCTGTTCTTGCTGAGGAATATTCCAATACTATGGACCAGCTGCGGGATCAATCTTTGACGAGTTTCAATAGTGGAGACCTGAGGCTTTGGCTAGAATTCTTACCTACTCCATCACCCACCTTGGAAATGAGTCTAAGTGAGCAACAAATTCAACAGCAACTTCAATTTGCTACAGGAATCTCGTCACCTCAAGGTTCCGACAACCAACCAATGTTACTATTTTTGAAGCATTTCGATAAGAAGGCCCAAACTTTGAAGGGATTTGGTACACTTGTGGTTCGCCCTTCAGATAAAGTATTGACGGCTatcaaatatattattaacGCAATGGGCTGGGAACAAGGCACCAGATTGAGCGTCGTGGAAGAGATCAAACCAGAGATGATTGATGCAGTCAGAGTGAAGGCCACATTCAATGAATGTGAAATTTctgatggtgatattatttgttttgagAGAGATGGTGAACCGGTTGCAGAAGGTGGATACACTACAGCGGTTCAATTTTATGACTTTTTGAATAACAGAGCTCTCTTTTCGTTCAGAAAGCGCTCATCGCAACTGGATGAGCTCAATAATGGCACCGGTAATGGCAACATTGTCATCAATGGGGACGATGAAGCAAACACTCCTCCAACCCCAGAGGGCTCTTTTGAGTTGTGGCTTAATCGTAAGGACTCATATGACCAACTGGCTCAAAAGGTGGCAGCCTATCTCAATGTTGATCCTAATTACTTGCAATTTTTCAGTACCCAAACAAACGGAATGGAGAGAGCACCAGTTAAACGAGGCAGTGGTGCCTTGGAACAGTCGTTGATGCTCGGATATCCTAGCCATCTTCCAGTGTCAGTATTGTATGAAGTGTTGGATATTAGTCTTGCAGagcttgaaaagaaaaagcttATCAACATTATATGGTTAACTGATGGTCTTTCCCAAGAACATAGACATTCGTTCCTGGTTCCCAAGACTAACACCTACACAATTCGCAACCTTTTATCAGAATTACAGCAACGAGTCAACATTCCTAAGGAATTACTACCTCGAATCAAAGTATGGGGTGCTCTACACTCGACTATGCACGACAGGTATTCTGACGACTCGCTTGTGGCGGCTATTGAAGATAATGTACAAATCTACGCAGCAGTGGCTCCTATCGAAGAATATGAACTCAATCAAACGGATTCGACCAATAAAAGACTGATTGACGTtttccatttccaaaaGGACCTGGTCAGATCTCACAGTGTACCATTTACTTTCGTGCTCAAGGAAGGTGAACCATTTTCAGAAACCAAGGTTCGTTTACAAAAGACCTTGGGTGTCTATGACAAGGTATTTGAGAAAATCAAGTTTGCAATTGTCCATCCAAACGTACGACTACCTGAATACCTTCCCAGCACAGCTGAAAATGCCGAACAACAAGCACTTGTAGACGAGGCCAACCAAGCGACACTCTTCTCTCTTATGCAGGAAGGTGATGCACTTGGACTCGACCATGCTGACAAGTCGTCTCGTAGGGCGTACGGCCAACAGGCGATTTTTATTAAGAATTAAATGTCTCCATATGTTTCATAGTGATTTTTTTAgaattttatattttcttGAAACCTGGAGCAGAGCCTCAGGTTTCGTTTTACTCGCTTCGTGAGCTTCTGAGGGATCGCAAGATTCCTGATTCTCGGCGTAATGGGGGTTAGGGTGCATCTCTAACCTACTTCAGTAatacaaaaacaaaacaggAAAGGTATTTTTGATAGCTAGTACCGCGTAATAGGTTCTTTGTCTGGAGGATTTTATAATTGTTGGTCCGGGTAGCAATCATTGCTATCATCCGATAAAACCATCTGGATCATTTGAATCGGATTCTTTACTTGTTAGATATAAAAACTACAGGGATTGATTTATTAAACACGTCTGTTTCACTCGACCAAGACACGACTAGTCCGGCAGAAATTAAGGTTCGTGTCTGCGTTAGGTTTCAGCGACAAAAAATCTAGAACGGTTAGGCAACTACCGACAACTGTAAACTATTTCCAAGGCGTCAAGCTTCTTATTATCTTAAGACAGGTTTTTGGTAAAACACCAATAGGGGctgttttatattttgataATCGAAGACCGGTTGGTAAGGAACAGAATATAATCATGGCGTCTCCTCGATATATCCAAGCCATAGCCGACCAAGTTGTCCACGTCACATCTACGGTTGACCCTGGTACTAGGTTACCAATAGTGGTAATCGATTCTACCGAACTACCAGCACCTTCATCCGAGGTTTACTCACTGCTTGTACCAGCGATAATGGCCAAGCTGCCAAGTACAAATTATGCTCTTCTATTCTTTGCTTGTGGTGCACCAAACAAGCCGAGCTGGTCATGGGTAGCCAAAGCGTACTCAATGCTCGATCATGACTTCAAGAAACGGGTGAAGAAGGTTTATGTTGTACACGAAAGTTGGTGGGTTCGAGCTATTACAGAAATGCTTCGTGGGGTTGTTTCaaccaaattcaaaaagaaaGTGGTTCATGTCTCTAGTTTGAGTCAATTGGCCCAGCTTTTGGATATTACTGTCATCGATATCAAACCAAAGGTATATCTGCATAACAGAAAAATTGAATCTGAGATCACTATTCCGCGACATCCCATGCCAGTATTTGGAATGCCTTTATATCTTGGCGATGAGGACGCGGAAATCGTTCTACCCAGAGTCTGGACAGAAGGCATTGAATATCTTCATAAGACAGGATACTCAATCAAAGACCTGTTCAAGAGACCAGAACATTCTACGAGACAAAACCAGTCATTTGCAGCACTGCAAATTATCTTAAGAGACTGCTACGATCGTAACCAACTTGTCGATTTAGATGATTACGGTCCAAGGCTAGTCGCCTCTTTATTAAGGTTGTATATTTATCAACTGCCAATTCCGATATTGAGCAGTTCAATGGTGGAGAGattcaacaacatcagcGATTCGCCTCTTCATATTCACGCTATGAACATGTTCAGAAGCCTCACTAACGAGAGTCAAATCCTGCTGGCAGATTTGATCGACTTGTTATCATATCTGGTTCTGCCCTCAGGACCAGGAACATCGCGACCCAATAATACACCAGGTTCGCTCGCTGCCTGTATTGGCCCCAGTCTTTTGGGAAACACTAATGGTGACAGTACCAATATAGCAAGCAGTGTTCGGTTTATTAAGACTCTTGTAGAGTGCTGGTCGCAAATTAGCATTCAAGTACGTCCAGAGACAGCTCTTTTGGCTCGAAGAGCAAGCATCATGGATGCACCCAGTTCACCACAAAAAAAGCTTTCCAAGCGATTCACTCAGTCGGTGTCATCCTTGTCATCAGCCTCTTCAGGTGAGAATAATGTATCGCTACCTATGACCAGAATCCGTACATTCCCTACCGAGCTTGACTTTCAAAACAACACGCTATTCGATAGTACTATTGAGATCCGTCAAGATAGCCGGTCCTCATCTATGTCATCCGATGTTTCAACAGCCTCATCAAGTCGGTCAacgtcgtcatcgtcatcctcagATGGTAACCTAGTCGAGACATTGCCTAACAtcccacctccaccacccaTTCCACGAAAGCTCAAGCTTCAACTCACATGTCGTAATGGTACCAACTCAACAAACCCGACATCAACAGGTCTTATCCTACAACCGTctaacaaatcaaatacTGTATCTACGAAATCACCCACCGTACCGTATATGGCCAAACCAATTCCCGTTCCAGCACCTGCTTCACCTACTGATACGTCAAATACCAGCACCAAACGCAGTGGACCTCGTCCCAGAGCAGTAGTTCGTCGTGGGAAAATGGTCGCGGAACTTGCTAAACTCTACGAAGAAAAGTGCAATACAGCCGAGATTCTCGTCAAACTCGACAGTAACCGCAACAAAGCCATCTAATAATCTCCCATACTATCCTATCCTACCCTATCCTATCCTATCctctttatttattttgcaatataaaaatatcaaaaatatcTGCCACCTCCAGCAACAGGACTCTGCCCTGCCCACTCACCAGTGACATATCAGGTCCAAGCCAACACAATTGACCCAACAATTGACCGAAAATCCACttatctcctgcgaagcaggagctatggggtctggggctttgccccagccgccggaggcatgtccaTTAGATCCAATTTGTTTACACTAGGGCATGGAATAGCATGTGAAAGTGCCATGTGCGGGTATGCACGTTGGATAGCAGGGTCCTCTCGGTGGACGCCGTGGCTGTCTGTCTACAGAGGCCGGGCTGCAATCAACACGGGTCAGGGTCAATCCGTGGCAGTATCCTGGGTCTGCCGCTTTCAAGTACCGGTAACCAGTGTCTCAGTTTTTTTGAATGTGCAGATTTTTCGTGGCAACGGGCATGTGTCAGGTGTTAGCTTTACCATTTGATCCTCCAGAGTCCCAAAAAAGTGATGGTTAATAGGCCGGTAAAAGTTCATTAAAAACCAAGAACCGAGTAGCAGCGCAGCGGTAGACCCCCTGGAAAGTATCCCCGCGTCAGAAACCCATGTTAAGTTGGGCTGGGTAAGAGGCTCTTATTGTCTCAAAAAGATTCATATATGCACCATACCGCCGATCGCAGACGAGATATACGGGATGACGCCAAACGGCGTGAGTTTGGGTTGACCGCAACCGGAGATTTTTACAGGACTCTTTGACTGGATAAACTGGCTTATATAAAATTGATTAGGGTCGTTATAGCAAAAGAGAAATTCGGTTTAATTGAGTATTTTACCATGAAAAAAGCGAACTCATTTGCCGAGAATTTCTGAAGTTTTACATCGGTCGGATCAGAAATCAGGCACAAAATGCCATGACTCTATTTTCTCTATTTTCTCCAGGGTTGGGGAACAGGAATTTTTCACAAGGCAGAGACTTATACGCAAGATAAATCAAACCCACCCtaaaatcaaccaattAACCTAGGGTTGCAGGGGGGAGGTCGCCCCGTTTTCGCTTGGATCGACTAGTCCCAGCACATGTGAAAAATTTGCCCCATCATTATATAAATGAGAGGTATGTCGCTCAAAATTagaaatcttttttttttttttcttcttcattaataaaaaatcaattgtatttttttattaaacCATTCCCCCCAAACACATCCATATAAACACAAAAATGgttctttcttctgttcTTGGATTCCCCCGTATTGGTCCTAACAGAGAGCTCAAGAAGGCCACTGAGGCTTACTGGGCTGGTAAGACCTCTGCTGAGGACTTGCTCAAGGTCGGTAAGGAGATCAGAGCCAACAACTGGAAGCTTCAAaaggctgctggtgttgatatCATTGCTTCCAATGATTTCTCTTTCTACGATCAAGTTTTGGACTTGTCTCTTTTGTTCAATGTCATTCCTGACAGATACACCAAGTACAACTTGCCTGCTCTTGATACTCTTTTCGCCATGGGCCGTGGTTTGCAACGTCCTGCTACCGAGTCCAGCCCTGCTGTCGATGTTCCTGCTCTTGAGATGGTCAAGTGGTTCGACTCTAACTACCACTATGTTCGTCCTACTTTCTCTCACTCTACTGTTTTCAAGCTTAACGGTTCTAAGCCTGTTGATGAGTACCTTGAGGCCAAGGAGCTTGGTGTTGAGACCCGTCCTGTTGTTGTCGGTCCTGTTTCTTACCTTTACCTTGGTAAGGCCGACAAGGACTCTCTTGACCTTGAGCCTATTTCTCTTCTCCCCAAGATCCTCCCTGTCTATGTTGAGCTCCTTAAGAagcttgctgctgccggtgcCAAGTCTGTTCAAATTGACGAGCCcgttcttgttcttgaccTCCCCAAGAACGTCCAAGCTGCCTACAAGACTGCTTACGAGACTCTTGCCAAGGAATCTGGTGTTGAATTGATCTTGACCACCTACTTCGGTGATGTCAGACCTAACTTGGACGCTATCAAGGGCTTGCCAGTGGCTGGTTTCCACTACGACTTTGTTCGTGTCCCTGAGCAACTCGACgaggttgctgctgctcttacTTCTCAACAAATTCTTTCCGTCGGTGTTGTTGATGGTCGTAACATTTGGAAGACTGACTTCGCCAAGGCTATCAAGGTTGTTGAGGCTGCCAAGGCCAAGGTTGGTGCTGACCGTGTCATTGTTGccacctcttcttctcttctccaCACTCCTGTTGACCTTGCCAACGAGAAGAAGCTCAACCCTGAGATCAAGGACTGGTTCTCTTTTGCTACCCAAAAGCTTTCTGAGGTTGTTGTCATTGCCAAGGCTGTTAGCGGTGGTAATGTTGAGGCTGAGCTTGAGGCCAACAAGAAGAGCATTGATGCTCGTGCCAAGTCTGAGATCACCAACGACGCTGCTGTCCGCAAGAGATTGTCTGAGGTTTCTGAGGCTGATACCAAGAGAAAGTCTCCTTTCGCCGCTCGTCTTGCTGCCCAAGAGAAGACCTTGAACTTGCCTCTTTTCCCCACCACTACCATTGGTTCTTTCCCTCAAACCAAGGAGATCAGAATCAACCGTAACAAGTTCACCAAGGGTGAAATCACTGCTGAGGAGTACGAGAAGTTCATTGAGAAGGAGATCCAAGAGGTTGTTAAGTTCCAAGAGGAGATTGGTCTTGATGTCCTTGTCCACGGTGAGCCCGAGAGAAACGATATGGTCCAATACTTTGGTGAGCAATTGAAGGGTTTCGCTTTCACGACCAACGGTTGGGTTCAATCTTACGGTTCTAGATACGTTCGTCCTCCTATTATTGTTGGTGACGTTTCTCGTCCTGCTGCCATGACTGTTAAGGAGTCTAAGTACGCTCAATCTATCACCAAGAAGCCTATGAAGGGTATGCTTACTGGTCCTGTCACCATTCTCAGATGGTCTTTCCCCAGAGATGACTTGTCTGCTAAGGAGCAATGTCAACAACTTGCTTTGGCTCTCCGTGATGAGGTCAATGACCTTGAGAAGGCCGGTATCTACGTCATTCAAGTCGATGAGCCTGCTATCCGTGAGGGTCTTCCTCTTCGTGAGGGTGCTGAGCGTGCCGCTTATGTTCAATGGGCTCCCGAGTCTTTCAGATTGGCCACTTCTGGTGTTGAGGATGGTACTCAAATCCACTCTCACTTCTGTTACTCTGACTTGGACCCTGCTCACATTAAGGCtcttgatgctgatgttgttTCCATTGAATTCTCCAAGAAGGACGACTCTAAGTACATCCAAGAGTTCTCCAACTACCCCAACCACATTGGTCTTGGTCTTTTCGATATCCACTCTCCTCGTGTTCCTCCTCAAGACGAGTTTGAGAGCCGTATCCAATCTATTGTCGGTGTTTACCCCAAGCAAAACTTGTGGGTTAACCCCGATTGTGGTCTTAAGACTCGTAAGTGGGACGAGACCAAGAGGCAACTTACCAACATGGTTAACGCCGCCAAGGTCTACCGTGAGAAGTACGCTTCTGCTTAAACACGCAACCGTGTTTTAAGTAAGTCTAATTGCATATCGATTCAACACGATATTGCGTTGGCTTTTGTTACGAAAATTTAAAAGaaaatttattaaaaaaaaagaaggctCGGAATCTGGGATTTCAacatctttttttctcatgATATATGGGTTTAATGTTTCAacaactatttattttacgAAGTCTAAGGAAATGTAtgtgtatatatttaataataGCTCCTCAACGGAATGCATAATttaaattatatattttaagACCTGACTCCGCTCGGGTTTTTATCTTTAGAGAGAGGTATGGAAGCGAGGAATATACATATTTGGGGCGCAAAGaaaatggagaagaagaaaaaaatcgCAGTAAGAAAATCCAAGCTGTTTATCGTCTCCAATTTGCttatattttaatgagAGAGACGTTTTataacaataaataaatatactaGATACAGTGACGGAATCAGTCGTTGGCAGTTATGGTCTTTCGACGACGGCGCTGGTTTGCCGCCGCCTTCGCTTTGACATCAGCTGTTGTACCTAACTGAGTAGCAGCTTCTGTGCTGACAGAGTTGTTAATGTTGTTATCACCGTCAAGATAGAGGCTCGAGTTATGGAGAGtgaaaagaagagctctCTCAATTGCGCGATCAGCAGCACGGTCATCGCCTGGAACATTGCTTCCAATGGCAGTAGGAGGGCCACCGGGTGTTAAACTCGCCATGGGAGATGAATAGTTGGTTTCAGGAGCTGGTGTGCGTCCTTTTACTCGAGGGTTAGAATTATTgattgatgctgctggcgtGGGGGAGTCCTCTGACACCGACAAACTGCTTTCAGTTATGTATGAATATCCCTGGGATGGCGAGTATGTAGGAAGAGTGGCTGCTTTGATTAGCAGTTTGCTTAGTGAGTGAGCAGTACTAAGTAGACGAGAAGAGACCACTGAGTAAATAGAAGGTGccataaatatattttcattgatgACAAAATATGTTGCTAACAACCGGACTTCTTGCGGACTCAATCTGTTTTGTTTACGAATGATCCACATTTCAGGTTCTCTGTCAAGCGCTACAACAAATTCCACACCCTTCATGTTTTGTAATTCTTGATAAAGATCGTGACGACCATGGAGGTTCTCATTAAACTGCGATTGCATTTTGAGAACTTGGTTATTGGATGAACGGTCGTAAAAAGGCGATTGTGCAAAGTACTCTAGTACATTATCATTCCGTAGACCACCAAATGCCTGGACCCATTCAGGCGCACGCCATTGTACTTCATCAAGCGGTTCACCATCCATTGTCTTTGTTTATGCTGTTCTGCTATGAGGGGACGAAGAAGCCAAAGTTCAATGTGATGTTGGAGATCGCCATGTCGATTACTGTGTTAGACAGATTTTACAGCCGTTTATCCTCTATTAATCTCGCTGACATCAACTTTATCTTCAACTTATATCTTGGTTTATATCATTAGAAATAGGTTGAAAATGGTTGTTACCTCGCCATTTGTACTCCAGGCTGAAGTACACCCAGAATATAATGCGGCTTCTGCTGTTTACAACTGGAAGTCTTCCAGAACCGGTCTTCAAGTTGTCTTGATTCAGCATGAAACTCCAGTGGTCAACGGTTATTTCGCCGTCGCTTCAGAGGTTTCAAACGATTCGGGTACTCCTCATACCTTAGAGCACTTGATATTTATGGGATCCAAGACGTATCCTTACAAGGGATTGTTAGATACAGTTGGTAACAAAATGTTTTCAACTACTAACGCTTGGACTGGTACCGATCAGACTGTATATACTTTAGTCACAGCAGGTTGGGAAGGGTTTAGAGATTTATTGCCCGTCTATTTAGATCATGTTTTAAATCCTACACTAAACGATAACGCATGTCTAACCGAAGTGTACCATATTGATGGTACTGCTGAGGAGAAAGGTGTGGTGTTTTCTGAGAT
The Sugiyamaella lignohabitans strain CBS 10342 chromosome A, complete sequence genome window above contains:
- the ECM25 gene encoding Ecm25p (Non-essential hypothetical protein; promoter contains a consensus binding sequence for factor Abf1p; GO_component: GO:0005737 - cytoplasm [Evidence IEA,IEA]; GO_component: GO:0005737 - cytoplasm [Evidence IDA] [PMID 14562095]; GO_component: GO:0005622 - intracellular [Evidence IEA]; GO_function: GO:0003674 - molecular_function [Evidence ND]; GO_process: GO:0008150 - biological_process [Evidence ND]; GO_process: GO:0007165 - signal transduction [Evidence IEA]), encoding MASPRYIQAIADQVVHVTSTVDPGTRLPIVVIDSTELPAPSSEVYSLLVPAIMAKLPSTNYALLFFACGAPNKPSWSWVAKAYSMLDHDFKKRVKKVYVVHESWWVRAITEMLRGVVSTKFKKKVVHVSSLSQLAQLLDITVIDIKPKVYLHNRKIESEITIPRHPMPVFGMPLYLGDEDAEIVLPRVWTEGIEYLHKTGYSIKDLFKRPEHSTRQNQSFAALQIILRDCYDRNQLVDLDDYGPRLVASLLRLYIYQLPIPILSSSMVERFNNISDSPLHIHAMNMFRSLTNESQILLADLIDLLSYLVLPSGPGTSRPNNTPGSLAACIGPSLLGNTNGDSTNIASSVRFIKTLVECWSQISIQVRPETALLARRASIMDAPSSPQKKLSKRFTQSVSSLSSASSGENNVSLPMTRIRTFPTELDFQNNTLFDSTIEIRQDSRSSSMSSDVSTASSSRSTSSSSSSDGNLVETLPNIPPPPPIPRKLKLQLTCRNGTNSTNPTSTGLILQPSNKSNTVSTKSPTVPYMAKPIPVPAPASPTDTSNTSTKRSGPRPRAVVRRGKMVAELAKLYEEKCNTAEILVKLDSNRNKAI
- the MET6 gene encoding 5-methyltetrahydropteroyltriglutamate-homocysteine S-methyltransferase — translated: MVLSSVLGFPRIGPNRELKKATEAYWAGKTSAEDLLKVGKEIRANNWKLQKAAGVDIIASNDFSFYDQVLDLSLLFNVIPDRYTKYNLPALDTLFAMGRGLQRPATESSPAVDVPALEMVKWFDSNYHYVRPTFSHSTVFKLNGSKPVDEYLEAKELGVETRPVVVGPVSYLYLGKADKDSLDLEPISLLPKILPVYVELLKKLAAAGAKSVQIDEPVLVLDLPKNVQAAYKTAYETLAKESGVELILTTYFGDVRPNLDAIKGLPVAGFHYDFVRVPEQLDEVAAALTSQQILSVGVVDGRNIWKTDFAKAIKVVEAAKAKVGADRVIVATSSSLLHTPVDLANEKKLNPEIKDWFSFATQKLSEVVVIAKAVSGGNVEAELEANKKSIDARAKSEITNDAAVRKRLSEVSEADTKRKSPFAARLAAQEKTLNLPLFPTTTIGSFPQTKEIRINRNKFTKGEITAEEYEKFIEKEIQEVVKFQEEIGLDVLVHGEPERNDMVQYFGEQLKGFAFTTNGWVQSYGSRYVRPPIIVGDVSRPAAMTVKESKYAQSITKKPMKGMLTGPVTILRWSFPRDDLSAKEQCQQLALALRDEVNDLEKAGIYVIQVDEPAIREGLPLREGAERAAYVQWAPESFRLATSGVEDGTQIHSHFCYSDLDPAHIKALDADVVSIEFSKKDDSKYIQEFSNYPNHIGLGLFDIHSPRVPPQDEFESRIQSIVGVYPKQNLWVNPDCGLKTRKWDETKRQLTNMVNAAKVYREKYASA